From Oceanipulchritudo coccoides, the proteins below share one genomic window:
- the sqr gene encoding type III sulfide quinone reductase, selenoprotein subtype → MKKLLILGAGTAGTIMANTMSRKAGKDWEITIVDQSEVHYYQPGYLFMPFGVYTEKDVQKPRKKFLPSRATYRQSGIEQICPEDNKVILAGGEELGYDILIVGTGCRIAPEEIDGLTGSDWGKRSHDFYTFEGARKLTAAMKDWQGGRLVINIAEMPIKCPVAPLEFAFLADWYLTQRGLREKTEIVYTTPLSGAFTKPVASAILNHLLEEKGIIVEQDFAIGSVDNEGHKIVSWDEREVPYDLLVSVPTNMGDRLIERSNMGDELNFIPTNRDTLQAKAKENIFVIGDATDLPTSKAGSVAHFEAEVLTENILSYMKGEEMEERFDGHANCFIESGFGKGFLLDFNYEQEPVPGHFPFPHVGPFGLLSQTRLNHLGKLAFKYVYWHMLLKGYPIPFVDHRMSYLGKKIPNKAKASA, encoded by the coding sequence ATGAAGAAACTATTGATACTGGGTGCGGGCACTGCCGGCACAATCATGGCCAACACAATGAGCCGGAAGGCAGGCAAGGACTGGGAAATCACGATTGTCGACCAGAGCGAGGTGCATTACTACCAGCCGGGCTACCTCTTCATGCCCTTCGGAGTCTACACGGAAAAGGACGTGCAGAAGCCGCGGAAGAAATTTCTCCCCTCGCGGGCGACGTATCGCCAGTCGGGAATTGAGCAAATTTGCCCGGAAGACAACAAGGTGATCCTGGCCGGAGGCGAGGAACTCGGCTATGACATCCTGATTGTCGGGACAGGATGCCGCATCGCCCCAGAGGAAATTGATGGACTAACGGGATCGGACTGGGGCAAGCGTAGTCATGATTTCTATACATTTGAAGGAGCGCGTAAACTGACGGCTGCGATGAAGGACTGGCAAGGCGGGCGCCTTGTCATCAACATTGCGGAAATGCCGATCAAATGTCCGGTCGCGCCACTGGAATTTGCCTTTCTGGCCGACTGGTACCTGACACAGCGAGGCCTCCGGGAAAAGACAGAGATTGTCTACACAACTCCGCTCTCCGGGGCGTTCACAAAGCCGGTTGCCTCGGCCATCCTGAACCACCTCCTCGAGGAAAAGGGCATCATTGTGGAACAGGACTTCGCCATCGGATCGGTGGACAACGAAGGCCACAAGATTGTCTCCTGGGACGAGCGAGAAGTTCCCTATGACCTGCTGGTATCCGTACCGACCAACATGGGGGACAGGCTGATAGAACGTTCCAACATGGGGGACGAACTGAATTTCATTCCGACAAACCGGGACACCCTGCAGGCCAAGGCGAAGGAAAACATCTTTGTCATTGGGGACGCCACCGACCTGCCGACATCCAAGGCAGGCTCAGTGGCCCACTTCGAGGCCGAAGTCCTGACGGAAAACATCCTCTCCTACATGAAGGGCGAGGAGATGGAGGAACGCTTTGACGGACACGCCAATTGCTTCATTGAGTCCGGGTTTGGAAAAGGATTCCTGCTCGACTTTAATTACGAGCAGGAACCGGTCCCTGGCCATTTCCCCTTCCCGCATGTCGGTCCGTTTGGACTGCTCAGCCAGACTCGCCTGAACCATCTGGGTAAACTGGCCTTCAAGTATGTCTACTGGCACATGTTGCTCAAGGGCTACCCCATCCCCTTTGTCGATCACCGGATGTCCTATCTTGGGAAGAAAATCCCGAACAAGGCAAAGGCCTCCGCATAA
- a CDS encoding ArsR/SmtB family transcription factor, producing MLNSIGQELREEFARNEEVCRHVIGIFQLIANKQRFRIVCILSRGDFCVSEMAEILGTEKLSNLSQQLKILRLAGIVECDRDAKRMVYRLTDDRVREMIQFFKAKYL from the coding sequence ATGTTAAACTCAATTGGACAGGAACTACGGGAGGAATTCGCGAGGAACGAGGAGGTTTGCCGCCACGTCATCGGGATATTCCAGTTAATCGCGAACAAGCAACGATTCCGGATCGTCTGCATATTGAGCCGTGGAGACTTCTGCGTATCGGAGATGGCGGAGATACTGGGAACGGAGAAGCTATCGAATTTATCGCAGCAGCTGAAGATCCTGCGTCTGGCGGGAATTGTGGAATGCGACCGTGACGCGAAGCGGATGGTGTATCGACTGACCGATGACCGGGTGCGTGAAATGATCCAATTTTTCAAAGCAAAGTACCTTTAG
- a CDS encoding acyl-CoA carboxylase subunit beta, which produces MPEQDGPEKGDEVNRERTEALREQKAAMRLGGGEARLKAQQDRGKLSVWERIEYLFDEGTFVEVGGFVELRSEHFGLGKKKAPGDGVVTGFGRVNGELVYMAAQDFTVLGGSLGEMHGKKVATIMDMAIRNGAPMITLNDSGGARIQEGIGSLCGYGEIFYRNTQASGVIPQISVIMGPCAGGAVYSPGITDFVAMVKGTSNMFITGPDVIKTVTGEEVSKEDLGGPEIHMAKSGVATHIGEDDESTLNWVAKLLSYIPPNNQESVPVVPPVARTTGLPFSLQDFVPSNANKSYDIHAVIDAVVDPHSFLELQEAYASNVVIGFSRIDGISTGIIANNPKHLAGCLDVNASDKAARFVRFCDAFNIPLLTLVDVPGFLPGVDQEYSGIIRHGAKLLYAYSEATVPKLTVVLRKAYGGAYICMCSKHLGADMVVAWPGAEIAVMGPKGAVNVIFRKEIAASDDQEQAAKDKENEYIETFANPRMAASLGYVDDVIEPDQTGHFVRQYLWSLSDKHVERPIRKHGNIPL; this is translated from the coding sequence ATGCCAGAACAAGACGGACCGGAAAAGGGAGATGAAGTGAACCGCGAGCGGACGGAGGCCTTACGGGAACAAAAGGCGGCGATGCGGCTTGGCGGTGGTGAGGCGCGGCTAAAGGCGCAACAGGACCGGGGCAAGCTAAGCGTCTGGGAGCGGATTGAGTATTTATTTGACGAAGGGACCTTTGTGGAAGTGGGGGGCTTTGTGGAGCTGCGGAGCGAGCACTTCGGGCTGGGCAAGAAAAAGGCGCCCGGGGACGGCGTAGTGACCGGGTTTGGCCGGGTAAACGGGGAACTGGTCTACATGGCGGCGCAGGATTTCACGGTGTTGGGGGGCTCACTTGGGGAGATGCATGGCAAGAAAGTGGCGACGATCATGGACATGGCCATCCGCAACGGTGCGCCAATGATCACCCTGAATGACAGTGGCGGGGCGAGGATCCAGGAAGGGATTGGCTCCTTGTGCGGCTACGGCGAGATTTTCTATCGGAACACGCAGGCCAGCGGGGTGATCCCGCAGATCAGCGTGATCATGGGCCCCTGTGCGGGAGGGGCGGTTTACTCGCCCGGGATCACTGATTTTGTGGCGATGGTGAAAGGGACCTCCAACATGTTCATCACCGGGCCGGACGTGATCAAGACGGTGACCGGTGAGGAAGTGAGCAAGGAGGACCTTGGCGGACCGGAGATCCACATGGCCAAATCAGGTGTGGCAACGCACATCGGTGAGGATGACGAGTCGACGCTGAACTGGGTGGCGAAGTTACTCTCCTATATCCCGCCGAACAACCAGGAATCGGTACCGGTCGTGCCGCCGGTGGCCCGCACGACTGGCTTGCCCTTTTCCCTGCAGGATTTTGTCCCCTCAAACGCCAACAAGAGCTATGATATCCATGCGGTAATCGACGCGGTTGTTGATCCGCACAGTTTTCTGGAACTCCAGGAAGCCTACGCGTCCAATGTGGTGATCGGGTTCAGCCGTATCGACGGAATCAGTACAGGAATTATTGCCAACAACCCGAAGCACCTGGCTGGTTGCCTTGACGTCAATGCCAGTGACAAGGCGGCACGATTTGTGCGATTTTGTGACGCATTCAATATTCCCTTGCTCACGCTGGTGGATGTGCCGGGCTTTTTACCCGGCGTGGACCAGGAGTACTCTGGCATCATTCGTCACGGGGCCAAGTTGCTCTATGCGTACAGCGAGGCGACCGTTCCGAAATTAACGGTTGTCCTGCGGAAAGCGTATGGAGGGGCCTACATCTGCATGTGTTCGAAGCACCTTGGCGCGGATATGGTAGTGGCCTGGCCTGGCGCGGAAATCGCGGTCATGGGACCAAAGGGAGCAGTCAATGTGATCTTCCGGAAGGAGATTGCGGCCAGCGATGACCAGGAACAGGCGGCGAAAGATAAGGAGAACGAATACATTGAGACCTTTGCCAATCCGCGGATGGCGGCGTCCCTCGGGTATGTGGACGACGTTATTGAGCCGGACCAGACAGGCCACTTTGTACGTCAGTACTTATGGTCACTGAGCGATAAGCATGTTGAGCGGCCAATCCGTAAACACGGTAACATCCCGCTTTAA
- a CDS encoding biotin carboxylase N-terminal domain-containing protein produces the protein MFKRVLIANRGLIQANCVRAVKELGATAITIFDDEDRDSAGVRNADEAYRLVLHDPRLRPYLDLEQIVALAEKLKVDAVHPGYGFLAQNAKFARELEKRGISIIAPSAGGMLNLSDKSRVKEAARSAGLPVLKGSEACSESTRLLEFAERLEFPLLMKAVHGFGGIGMRVVKDASRLESAFEGIQTISGKFLMNSPEVFLEEYLPNARHIEFPVLRDKSGRTTVFPEMECSLQRRFQKLLAETPAPDFDPDMRSRLQSEIRVLCERLDVFGFASVEFLVHEGKPYFIEINGYIQPSHTATTLLTGVDMLKEQIRLLSGEPLKVRSEDHKPDRHVIGAYIFAEDPENNFEPSPGQVDRLYLPFGEEVFMQTSIFSGAKISPFYDPMVAKLLVRGLSREDAILKMSIALEEFFVEGVKTNIPLMRGILKSDAFQSSSLTPDFINRPEDRVRLVESLKSESDCEIAALVAALALHRDGDTIKRMEALVAERGKDSVLGAATRWLRPRKPRRPL, from the coding sequence ATGTTCAAACGAGTGTTGATAGCCAACCGCGGACTGATCCAGGCCAACTGCGTGAGGGCGGTTAAGGAACTGGGGGCGACCGCCATCACGATATTTGATGATGAGGACCGGGACAGTGCGGGGGTTCGGAATGCGGATGAAGCATACCGCCTTGTGCTGCATGATCCACGCTTGCGCCCATATTTGGATCTTGAGCAAATCGTGGCGCTCGCGGAAAAACTCAAAGTCGATGCGGTGCATCCCGGATATGGTTTTCTTGCCCAAAACGCCAAATTCGCGCGTGAGCTGGAGAAGCGGGGCATATCAATCATTGCCCCGAGTGCGGGCGGCATGTTGAACCTTTCAGACAAGTCACGCGTAAAGGAAGCAGCCCGAAGTGCCGGATTACCGGTCTTGAAAGGCTCGGAAGCCTGCAGCGAAAGTACCCGACTACTCGAATTTGCGGAGCGCCTTGAGTTTCCCCTCCTGATGAAAGCGGTTCATGGGTTTGGCGGGATCGGAATGCGGGTCGTCAAGGATGCCAGTCGCCTTGAAAGTGCCTTCGAGGGGATCCAGACAATCAGTGGAAAGTTTCTCATGAATTCCCCCGAGGTTTTTCTTGAGGAGTATCTTCCCAATGCCCGGCATATTGAGTTTCCCGTTTTGCGAGACAAGAGCGGCCGGACAACGGTTTTTCCAGAGATGGAGTGTTCGCTGCAGAGGCGTTTCCAAAAGCTGCTGGCGGAAACACCTGCACCGGATTTCGATCCGGACATGCGGTCGCGCTTGCAATCGGAGATCCGCGTCCTGTGTGAGCGCTTGGACGTCTTCGGCTTTGCCTCGGTGGAATTCCTTGTCCATGAGGGCAAGCCGTACTTTATCGAGATTAACGGATATATCCAACCATCCCATACGGCGACCACGCTGCTGACTGGCGTAGACATGCTGAAGGAGCAGATCCGGTTGCTTTCGGGTGAGCCCCTGAAAGTGCGGAGCGAGGATCATAAACCTGACCGGCATGTCATCGGAGCCTACATCTTCGCCGAGGATCCGGAAAACAACTTCGAGCCGTCCCCAGGCCAGGTGGACCGGCTTTACCTTCCCTTCGGGGAGGAAGTTTTCATGCAGACCTCCATATTCAGCGGGGCAAAAATCTCACCCTTTTATGATCCGATGGTAGCGAAATTGCTGGTACGCGGACTTAGCCGTGAGGATGCCATCCTGAAAATGAGCATTGCCCTTGAAGAGTTTTTCGTGGAGGGCGTGAAGACGAACATTCCGCTTATGAGGGGAATTCTTAAATCGGATGCCTTCCAGTCGAGTTCCCTGACCCCGGACTTTATCAATCGCCCGGAGGACCGCGTCCGGCTGGTCGAAAGCCTCAAGTCGGAGAGCGATTGTGAAATTGCCGCCCTTGTTGCCGCCCTTGCCCTGCACCGCGATGGCGACACCATCAAACGGATGGAGGCACTCGTTGCCGAACGGGGCAAGGATTCCGTTCTCGGGGCAGCTACCCGGTGGCTTCGCCCACGCAAACCAAGGAGACCACTATGA
- a CDS encoding acetyl-CoA carboxylase biotin carboxyl carrier protein subunit, protein MNYNVHSPKKHSVTIDRKADLNGLFEVAVDKGSYSVEIRKVQDDGSLKTLMIDHKVCPVEVERRGDGLPVRVFLKGVPFDVDISKMASTRFRPELPDREISGEVRANLPGQIVALFVKTGEAITTGQSLGILDAMKMENELLAPKDGTVRSISAQPGQILAKGDLILEIE, encoded by the coding sequence ATGAATTACAATGTCCATTCTCCCAAGAAGCACTCGGTCACGATTGATCGTAAGGCCGACCTGAACGGCCTTTTCGAGGTCGCGGTGGATAAAGGCAGTTATTCGGTGGAAATCCGAAAGGTCCAGGACGACGGAAGTCTCAAGACTCTTATGATCGACCATAAAGTCTGTCCGGTGGAAGTGGAACGTCGGGGTGACGGCCTGCCGGTGCGGGTCTTTCTCAAGGGTGTGCCTTTTGACGTGGATATCTCGAAGATGGCTTCGACACGCTTTCGTCCGGAATTACCTGACCGTGAAATCAGCGGCGAAGTGCGTGCCAATTTGCCCGGACAAATTGTGGCCCTTTTTGTCAAGACGGGCGAAGCAATCACCACCGGGCAATCGCTGGGGATCCTTGACGCCATGAAAATGGAAAATGAGCTTTTGGCGCCCAAGGACGGCACGGTTAGATCTATTTCGGCACAGCCCGGACAGATCCTCGCCAAGGGGGATTTGATTCTGGAAATTGAGTAA
- a CDS encoding amino acid permease yields MAEGDPTTESKKFGTFLGVFTPSVLTILGVMMYLRFGWVLGNAGLLHTLLILCMASGITFITGLSASAIATNIRVGVGGEYYMVSRSLGLELGGAIGIPLFLCRTLSLTLYAFGLAESLAFVWPAEWGEPPVQVMTGVIILFITAVAGKSASLTLKLQIPIMIAVGLSILALVAGVMTGPLHMPSLEPSYERSAPSGFWLVFAVFFPAVTGFTAGIGMSGDLKHPRKSIPIGTILAVVTGFVTYAVILTLLSVTGKVSGQQLATLDPNAPPIWANIAILGVWLILPGMWGAILSSAFGSALGGPRVLQALATDGLVPGILAKLSKSGQPTVATWVTGGIALLAVLLGDLNAVGRLVTVFFLTLYVTINLSAALEKLAREPSYRPRFNLPAWVSLFGCFAATAVMFLINPLFCLAAIFLEFLLLFYLRRKSLERRWGDVWAGVWNGLARFALLRLRNTESLARNWRPHILLFTANPDHRRSLVRLASGFNQERGIVTVCRAVVGDLDQDFRKIPAMQQEMEEAIDKEGLAAFCEVNIVRNFEEGVINITQANGYAGLQSNTIMFGWPDDAEGMARLLRICSTASRLNISCLLAKLEDTPTIRQKRLLDVWWRGKQYNGDMMLLLGHLLTLNTDWKDGKIRLRTIVANKRGEKEAVTYALNELIQEARIPADIEVFTMDQSTHLFDLMQSHSRNADLVFMGLKIPEDIELFEYADTLFKLGNRFSNIVFVRNAGKFAGELI; encoded by the coding sequence ATGGCAGAGGGAGATCCCACCACAGAGAGCAAAAAGTTCGGTACGTTTCTCGGTGTCTTTACGCCCAGCGTATTGACGATCCTCGGCGTCATGATGTACCTGCGCTTTGGCTGGGTGCTGGGAAATGCCGGACTACTGCACACTTTGCTGATCCTCTGCATGGCCTCAGGGATCACCTTTATTACCGGATTAAGCGCTTCGGCGATCGCCACCAACATCCGGGTCGGGGTAGGGGGCGAATACTACATGGTTTCGCGAAGCCTTGGCTTGGAGCTCGGGGGCGCGATTGGGATTCCGTTGTTTCTTTGCCGGACGTTAAGCCTCACCCTTTACGCATTCGGATTGGCCGAATCCCTTGCCTTTGTCTGGCCGGCCGAGTGGGGGGAGCCCCCGGTTCAAGTCATGACTGGCGTGATCATCCTGTTCATCACCGCGGTGGCCGGGAAAAGCGCCAGCCTGACCTTGAAGCTACAGATCCCGATCATGATTGCCGTGGGACTGAGCATCCTTGCCCTTGTTGCCGGTGTCATGACCGGACCGCTACACATGCCTTCACTTGAGCCGAGTTATGAACGTTCTGCCCCAAGTGGATTCTGGTTAGTCTTTGCCGTATTTTTCCCTGCTGTGACGGGATTTACGGCCGGAATTGGCATGTCCGGCGATCTCAAGCATCCAAGAAAGTCCATCCCCATCGGAACGATTCTTGCCGTAGTGACAGGTTTTGTCACCTATGCCGTGATTCTGACATTGCTTTCAGTCACTGGTAAAGTCAGTGGCCAGCAGCTGGCAACCCTTGATCCCAATGCCCCTCCCATTTGGGCCAATATCGCAATTCTTGGGGTCTGGCTGATCCTTCCGGGCATGTGGGGGGCCATTCTTTCCAGTGCCTTTGGTAGTGCTCTTGGCGGTCCCCGCGTTTTGCAAGCGCTGGCTACGGATGGCCTCGTGCCGGGTATCCTTGCCAAGCTCAGCAAATCCGGACAACCCACCGTGGCCACCTGGGTCACTGGGGGCATTGCCTTGTTGGCGGTCTTGCTGGGTGACCTGAACGCCGTGGGACGGTTGGTAACAGTCTTCTTTCTGACCCTTTACGTGACAATCAATCTTTCCGCGGCACTTGAGAAACTGGCCCGCGAGCCATCCTACCGGCCACGGTTCAATCTGCCCGCATGGGTGTCCCTCTTCGGCTGCTTTGCGGCCACCGCGGTCATGTTCCTCATCAATCCGCTTTTCTGTCTGGCGGCCATTTTTCTCGAATTCCTTCTCCTGTTCTATCTTCGCCGGAAATCCCTTGAGCGCCGCTGGGGAGATGTCTGGGCCGGTGTCTGGAACGGACTGGCCCGGTTTGCCCTCTTGCGCTTGCGGAATACCGAGTCGCTGGCCCGCAACTGGCGCCCGCACATCCTCTTGTTCACAGCTAATCCAGATCACCGCCGAAGCCTCGTTCGGTTGGCTAGCGGCTTCAACCAGGAGCGGGGAATTGTTACGGTCTGCCGGGCTGTTGTCGGTGATCTTGACCAGGACTTTCGTAAGATCCCCGCCATGCAACAGGAAATGGAAGAGGCTATCGACAAGGAAGGCCTCGCCGCCTTCTGTGAAGTCAATATCGTCCGCAATTTCGAGGAGGGTGTGATCAATATCACCCAGGCAAATGGTTACGCTGGTCTGCAATCCAACACGATCATGTTTGGCTGGCCGGATGATGCGGAGGGCATGGCGCGCCTGCTAAGGATCTGTTCAACCGCTTCCCGCCTCAACATCAGCTGCCTACTGGCCAAGCTGGAAGACACCCCCACGATCCGGCAGAAACGCCTCCTCGATGTGTGGTGGCGCGGCAAGCAATACAACGGCGACATGATGCTTCTCCTTGGCCATCTCCTCACTTTAAATACCGATTGGAAGGACGGCAAAATCCGCTTGCGGACAATTGTGGCCAACAAGCGGGGCGAGAAAGAGGCTGTCACATACGCCCTGAACGAACTTATCCAGGAGGCCCGGATTCCCGCGGATATCGAAGTCTTCACAATGGATCAATCCACGCATTTGTTCGACCTCATGCAGTCCCATAGCCGCAACGCGGATCTCGTCTTTATGGGACTAAAAATACCCGAGGATATTGAATTGTTCGAATATGCGGATACGCTCTTCAAACTCGGTAATAGATTTTCGAACATTGTCTTTGTCCGCAATGCCGGAAAATTTGCCGGTGAACTGATTTAA
- a CDS encoding MFS transporter has product MANPHTADRDRVPLGQKAAYGSGTLTLNLLPAALGVFAAFLIIEFGMDPLLAGLLGAIPRLLDAITDPIMGFITDNTKSRWGRRRPYIFIGAILSGVIFALLWQLDTGNSQTYNFWYFLILSLMFTLGNTMYATPLVGLGYELTSDYNERTHLMAFSQFVGQFAWMFVPWLWVLVANENWFDSAAEGVRELAIYVAIACTTLGLLPAIFCRGIDSSHIENRKEISFKEMANNFIEVFRGIGQAFRNIPFVRLCAATFLIFNGFQMVASFAFFIILYHMFGGDYGAAGNWPAWFGTISAVVTAFLVIPIVSWMADRWGKRNAFIISTCLSIVGYLLKWWGFNPENPWMIFMPIPLISFGIGGLFTLMMSMTADVCDLDELRNGMPRKEGTFGAIYWLMVKLGQALAIFLGGLVLKLVGFDGSVQIQATDTMTQLRLADMFIPAATAAMAIIVMLGYNITEKRAREIKAQLVERRGEL; this is encoded by the coding sequence ATGGCTAATCCTCATACAGCCGACAGAGATCGAGTGCCTTTGGGCCAAAAAGCGGCCTACGGATCAGGCACCCTGACGCTCAATCTCCTTCCTGCCGCCCTTGGCGTATTTGCAGCTTTCCTGATCATCGAATTCGGCATGGATCCCCTCCTTGCCGGATTATTGGGAGCTATTCCCCGATTGCTCGATGCGATTACAGACCCGATCATGGGGTTTATCACCGACAATACAAAGTCCCGGTGGGGCCGGCGGCGCCCTTACATTTTCATCGGAGCTATTCTCAGCGGGGTCATTTTTGCACTCCTCTGGCAACTCGACACCGGTAACTCGCAAACCTACAATTTCTGGTACTTTCTCATCCTTTCCCTGATGTTTACCTTGGGGAATACAATGTATGCAACGCCCTTGGTGGGATTGGGCTACGAATTAACGTCGGACTACAACGAGCGAACCCACCTCATGGCCTTTTCCCAATTTGTAGGGCAATTTGCCTGGATGTTTGTGCCCTGGCTATGGGTATTGGTCGCTAATGAGAATTGGTTTGATAGTGCCGCTGAAGGGGTTCGCGAACTGGCCATATATGTTGCTATCGCCTGCACGACTTTGGGGCTGCTTCCTGCAATCTTTTGCCGGGGCATTGATTCCTCCCACATTGAAAACAGGAAGGAAATCTCCTTTAAGGAAATGGCGAATAACTTCATCGAAGTTTTCAGGGGAATTGGTCAGGCCTTCCGCAATATTCCATTTGTCAGGCTGTGCGCTGCCACCTTTCTGATTTTTAATGGCTTTCAGATGGTCGCTTCCTTTGCCTTCTTCATCATTTTGTACCACATGTTCGGCGGCGACTACGGGGCTGCCGGAAACTGGCCTGCCTGGTTTGGCACAATCAGTGCCGTTGTCACTGCTTTCCTGGTCATTCCCATCGTCAGCTGGATGGCCGACCGCTGGGGAAAACGAAATGCATTTATCATTTCCACCTGCCTTTCGATTGTCGGCTACCTGCTCAAATGGTGGGGCTTCAATCCGGAGAATCCATGGATGATTTTTATGCCGATCCCGCTCATCTCCTTCGGTATTGGTGGTTTGTTTACACTCATGATGAGTATGACCGCCGATGTTTGTGACTTGGACGAACTACGAAACGGCATGCCACGAAAAGAAGGTACCTTTGGCGCAATCTACTGGTTGATGGTCAAACTGGGACAAGCGCTGGCAATTTTCCTTGGTGGCCTGGTCTTGAAACTTGTCGGCTTCGATGGCAGCGTACAAATCCAAGCCACCGATACCATGACGCAGCTCAGATTAGCCGATATGTTCATCCCGGCAGCAACCGCCGCCATGGCCATAATCGTCATGCTCGGATACAACATCACCGAAAAACGAGCACGCGAGATCAAAGCCCAATTGGTCGAGCGGCGCGGCGAATTGTAG
- a CDS encoding mechanosensitive ion channel family protein, with amino-acid sequence MDTTNIEQVIQLYGLRVIGAIITLVIGYLVAGWIKRWIKRLALKSGRIDDTVGALFAQIAFVAVILFTITATLNQFGVATTSIVAALGAAGLAIGLALQGTLSNVAAGVMILILKPFKNGEAVKVSGSVYLIDEIGLMATRAHEPDGPKAFIPNSKLWGDILINFSQTHNDLRRFNETFGISYADDIGKAIETVKQVLADEEKVLDDPASMVEVVKLNESSVDLIVQAWIPRADWWSTKLRLTRQIKEAFDKAGVVIPFPQRDVHLFQKNES; translated from the coding sequence ATGGACACAACCAACATAGAACAAGTCATCCAACTGTACGGGCTCCGCGTCATTGGAGCGATCATCACGCTGGTTATCGGCTATCTTGTTGCCGGATGGATCAAGCGCTGGATCAAGCGGCTGGCCTTGAAATCTGGGCGAATTGACGACACCGTCGGGGCCCTCTTCGCCCAGATCGCTTTTGTGGCGGTAATACTGTTCACCATTACCGCCACCCTGAACCAGTTTGGGGTTGCCACGACCAGCATTGTCGCCGCCCTCGGTGCGGCCGGCCTAGCCATTGGCCTGGCCCTGCAAGGCACCCTTTCGAATGTTGCTGCCGGTGTCATGATCCTGATCCTAAAACCGTTTAAAAACGGGGAGGCCGTCAAGGTGAGTGGATCCGTCTATTTGATCGATGAAATCGGCCTCATGGCGACGCGGGCGCACGAACCGGACGGCCCGAAGGCCTTCATCCCCAACAGCAAGTTGTGGGGAGATATTCTTATCAACTTCAGCCAGACACACAATGATTTGCGCCGTTTCAATGAAACTTTCGGCATCTCCTACGCGGACGACATCGGTAAGGCCATTGAAACCGTCAAGCAAGTCCTCGCAGATGAAGAGAAGGTACTCGATGATCCTGCTTCCATGGTGGAAGTGGTCAAACTCAACGAAAGCTCAGTCGACCTCATCGTTCAGGCATGGATCCCACGCGCCGATTGGTGGTCCACCAAGCTCAGGTTGACCCGCCAGATCAAGGAGGCCTTCGACAAGGCTGGTGTCGTCATTCCGTTTCCACAGCGCGACGTGCACCTTTTCCAGAAGAACGAGTCCTGA
- a CDS encoding lipocalin family protein has product MAITTGCASKAPLPTPSQVDLDRFMGAWFVVGYTPILVDGKAHNAVEHYFLAPDGKIRTTYQYRDGGFDAKLKTHTPVGTVYNAETNAEWRMQFIWPFKAQYIIYYLSDDYNRTIIAHPNRKYAWIMQRTPTISDGDYEDMLKKLEAVGFERSLIQRLPHDWSSDQERLRVIESIGSRKPLADAGL; this is encoded by the coding sequence ATGGCTATTACAACCGGCTGCGCCAGCAAGGCTCCCCTCCCCACTCCGTCACAGGTCGATCTGGATCGCTTCATGGGGGCGTGGTTTGTCGTGGGCTACACGCCAATCCTTGTCGATGGGAAGGCACACAATGCCGTGGAGCATTATTTTCTGGCTCCTGATGGAAAGATCCGGACCACTTACCAGTACCGCGATGGTGGATTCGATGCCAAGCTGAAGACCCACACGCCGGTTGGCACGGTCTATAATGCCGAAACGAACGCCGAATGGCGGATGCAGTTCATCTGGCCCTTCAAGGCACAATACATCATTTATTATCTGTCCGATGACTACAACCGGACAATCATCGCCCACCCGAACCGTAAATATGCCTGGATCATGCAGCGGACTCCGACCATTTCAGATGGCGACTACGAGGACATGCTCAAAAAGCTCGAGGCAGTCGGTTTTGAACGGTCCCTCATCCAGCGGCTTCCACATGACTGGTCAAGCGATCAGGAGCGTCTCCGCGTGATTGAGTCCATCGGCAGCCGCAAACCGCTCGCTGATGCGGGCCTTTAA